In one window of Comamonas testosteroni DNA:
- a CDS encoding c-type cytochrome — protein MKLLASLLTAAIFAAPAFPAFSAGETPVKADAAKGQASYGAVCAACHAADGNSTIPLQPKLAGQHPEYLVKQLREFKDGKRNDPVMKGFASTLSDGDMQNIAAWLHTQAPKNGFSKDKDSIALGERIYRGGIQERQIAACAGCHSPNGSGIPAQYPRLSGQHADYTVKSLTDFRDGKRSNSIPMAQVAAKLNDREIKAVADYIAGLR, from the coding sequence ATGAAGTTGCTTGCCTCTTTGCTGACTGCTGCCATTTTCGCAGCACCTGCCTTCCCCGCATTTTCTGCGGGAGAAACACCTGTCAAGGCGGATGCTGCCAAAGGGCAAGCCAGTTATGGGGCGGTCTGCGCCGCCTGTCATGCCGCAGACGGCAATTCCACCATTCCCCTGCAGCCCAAGCTGGCAGGCCAGCACCCCGAGTATCTGGTCAAGCAGCTGCGCGAGTTCAAGGATGGCAAGCGCAACGACCCGGTGATGAAGGGCTTTGCCTCCACGCTCAGCGATGGCGACATGCAGAACATTGCGGCCTGGCTGCATACCCAGGCACCCAAGAACGGCTTCTCCAAGGACAAGGACTCCATCGCCCTGGGTGAGCGCATCTACCGCGGCGGCATTCAGGAGCGCCAGATTGCCGCCTGCGCGGGCTGCCACAGCCCCAACGGCTCCGGCATTCCGGCCCAGTACCCGCGTCTGTCGGGCCAGCATGCGGATTACACCGTGAAGTCGTTGACGGATTTTCGCGACGGCAAGCGCAGCAATAGCATTCCCATGGCCCAGGTTGCTGCCAAGCTTAATGATCGCGAAATCAAGGCCGTGGCAGACTATATAGCTGGCTTGCGTTAA
- the yihA gene encoding ribosome biogenesis GTP-binding protein YihA/YsxC: protein MTHASPDTTAGKTLSLIDSKLAMGWMHTARFFTTAAQLNQLPKVDVPEIAFVGRSNAGKSTAINTLTQQKQLAFASKKPGRTQHINLFALGKQGVTDAVLADLPGYGYAAVSRTDKERWQRVMLNYLMSRESLSAVVLLCDPRLGLTELDEALLDAIRPRVEQGLKFLIVLTKADKLTRAEQAKILSITKLNAGGGEVRLFSALKKQGVDDVAQLLWHWCHPEGLPQAGLPQAGMPQAAPVTQATPADETPAQNQP from the coding sequence ATGACCCATGCTTCCCCGGATACCACTGCCGGAAAAACACTTTCTTTGATCGACAGCAAGCTTGCGATGGGCTGGATGCACACCGCACGTTTTTTCACGACCGCGGCCCAGCTCAACCAGCTGCCCAAGGTCGACGTTCCCGAGATTGCCTTCGTCGGTCGCTCCAACGCCGGCAAATCCACTGCCATCAATACGCTGACCCAGCAAAAGCAGCTGGCTTTCGCTTCCAAGAAGCCAGGCCGCACCCAGCACATCAACCTGTTTGCACTGGGCAAGCAGGGCGTGACCGATGCCGTGCTGGCCGACTTGCCCGGCTATGGCTACGCGGCCGTCTCCCGCACCGACAAGGAGCGCTGGCAGCGCGTCATGCTCAACTATCTGATGAGCCGCGAAAGCCTGTCCGCCGTGGTGCTGCTGTGCGACCCGCGTCTGGGCCTGACCGAACTCGACGAAGCCCTGCTGGATGCCATCCGCCCACGCGTGGAGCAAGGCCTGAAGTTTCTCATCGTGCTGACCAAGGCCGACAAGCTGACCCGCGCCGAGCAAGCCAAGATTCTGTCCATCACCAAGCTCAATGCCGGCGGAGGTGAGGTGCGCCTGTTCTCTGCCCTCAAAAAGCAGGGGGTGGACGATGTGGCACAACTGCTGTGGCACTGGTGCCACCCCGAGGGATTGCCCCAGGCAGGTTTGCCCCAGGCGGGAATGCCCCAGGCTGCTCCCGTCACCCAAGCGACGCCCGCGGACGAGACTCCTGCGCAAAATCAGCCATAG
- a CDS encoding alpha/beta fold hydrolase, with protein MVTTCMHTLSTGVELECRTSGKPGQPLLLFLHGFPEGAFIWDGLLEQFGSRYRCVAPNLRGYGRSSQPTAISDYRAKYLVEDLAALIALENPAKRAACVIAHDWGGAVAWGLANRYPQQLERLLILNSPHPGSFLRELQSNPVQQSASQYMHFLRRPDAPELLAENGWQRMLGFFQNPDGSMPAWLTPERKQQYREHWDLGVHGACMFYAASPLVPPRPGGSADELQDIRELSLPDEMLHIPVPVRILWGDSDLALQPALLHGLEQWVPQLEIEHLQGCSHWVVHERPEAVQRALAEFLLMPGRS; from the coding sequence ATGGTCACGACTTGCATGCATACCCTGTCCACAGGGGTTGAACTGGAATGCCGCACCAGCGGCAAGCCGGGTCAGCCCCTGTTGCTGTTTCTGCACGGCTTTCCCGAAGGGGCCTTCATCTGGGATGGGCTGCTTGAGCAGTTTGGCAGCCGCTACCGCTGCGTGGCGCCCAATCTGCGCGGCTATGGCCGCTCCAGCCAGCCCACGGCCATCAGCGACTACCGCGCCAAATACCTGGTGGAAGATCTTGCCGCCCTGATTGCGCTGGAAAACCCGGCCAAGCGCGCTGCCTGCGTGATTGCCCATGACTGGGGTGGCGCCGTGGCCTGGGGCCTGGCCAACCGCTATCCCCAGCAGCTTGAGCGGCTGCTCATACTCAACTCCCCGCATCCCGGCAGCTTCTTGCGCGAACTTCAGTCCAACCCTGTGCAGCAGTCCGCCAGCCAGTACATGCACTTTCTGCGCCGACCTGACGCGCCCGAGCTGCTGGCCGAAAACGGCTGGCAGCGCATGCTCGGATTTTTTCAGAACCCCGACGGCAGCATGCCCGCATGGCTGACGCCCGAGCGCAAGCAGCAATACCGCGAGCATTGGGACCTGGGCGTGCACGGCGCCTGCATGTTCTATGCAGCCAGCCCGCTGGTGCCGCCCCGTCCGGGCGGCAGCGCCGATGAACTGCAGGACATTCGCGAGCTCAGCCTTCCCGATGAAATGCTGCATATCCCTGTGCCGGTGCGCATTCTCTGGGGGGACAGCGACCTGGCACTACAGCCCGCTCTGCTGCATGGGCTGGAGCAATGGGTGCCGCAGCTGGAGATAGAGCATCTCCAGGGCTGCAGCCACTGGGTGGTCCATGAGAGGCCCGAGGCCGTGCAGCGCGCCCTGGCCGAGTTTCTTCTGATGCCAGGTCGCTCCTGA
- a CDS encoding lysophospholipid acyltransferase family protein produces the protein MSASKIAIAGMHVLAKLPLPVLRGLGKLVGRVLFVVAGQRRRIALRNFELCFPDVPEVQRKAWAKESFEVFCQTFLDRSWLWFGSEELVRSRVKLVGATHELEGDTPTIVFAPHFYSMDAGGLALPLNTEREFTSIFATNPDPDLDAWFMNGRQRFGNVKMLNRADGVKPIIQCLRKGGLLYLLPDMDYGKNDSVFVPFFAVENTATIPSLSRFARLGKAKVVALYNRMTPEGYVAELTPAWENFPTDDHVADTARMNRELQAAIMTMVPQYYWVHKRFKTRPDGEPSLYSKE, from the coding sequence ATGAGCGCCAGCAAGATCGCCATTGCCGGCATGCATGTGCTGGCCAAGCTGCCGCTGCCTGTGCTGCGTGGCCTAGGCAAGCTTGTGGGGCGTGTGCTGTTTGTGGTGGCGGGCCAACGCCGGCGCATTGCACTGCGCAACTTCGAGCTGTGCTTTCCCGATGTGCCTGAGGTGCAGCGCAAAGCTTGGGCGAAAGAGTCCTTTGAAGTCTTTTGCCAGACTTTTCTCGACAGAAGCTGGCTGTGGTTCGGCTCCGAGGAGCTGGTGCGCAGCCGTGTCAAATTGGTCGGGGCCACGCATGAGCTGGAGGGCGATACGCCTACCATCGTCTTCGCGCCGCATTTCTACAGCATGGATGCCGGTGGCCTGGCCCTGCCGCTCAATACCGAGCGCGAGTTCACCTCCATCTTTGCCACCAATCCCGATCCGGACCTGGATGCCTGGTTCATGAATGGCCGTCAGCGCTTTGGCAATGTGAAGATGCTCAACCGCGCCGATGGCGTCAAACCCATCATCCAGTGCCTGCGCAAGGGCGGGCTGCTGTATCTGCTGCCCGATATGGACTATGGCAAGAACGATTCGGTGTTCGTGCCTTTTTTTGCGGTGGAAAACACGGCCACGATTCCCTCGCTTTCGCGCTTTGCGCGCCTGGGCAAGGCTAAGGTGGTGGCGCTCTACAACCGTATGACGCCTGAAGGCTATGTCGCTGAGCTGACGCCGGCCTGGGAGAATTTCCCGACCGACGACCATGTTGCCGACACCGCCCGCATGAACCGCGAGCTGCAGGCCGCCATCATGACCATGGTTCCGCAGTATTACTGGGTGCACAAGCGCTTCAAGACCCGCCCGGATGGCGAGCCATCGCTGTATTCCAAAGAGTGA
- a CDS encoding lysophospholipid acyltransferase family protein, giving the protein MPSLFRLFAALPLWLLHGLGAAMGWVTWALSPTYRRRFAANAAQAGYGFAQVRAAVGHAGRMVFEMPRIWLGQLPDCDIVNGAVAEQAYARGKGIVFLTPHLGCFEMSVQAAARRWSDRHGAITVLYRPARQGWLAEILETARNRPGVHAVPTTLAGVRQMIKALRQGAAVGLLPDQVPPNGLGIWSPFFGRDAYTMTLAARLVLQTGATVIVARCERKSWGRGYTLYLEELPVPESQSLEATVALINRAMETTIRQSPQQYLWGYGRYKQPREDKQLSGEKA; this is encoded by the coding sequence ATGCCTTCCCTGTTTCGACTGTTTGCTGCACTGCCTTTATGGCTATTGCATGGCCTTGGCGCTGCCATGGGTTGGGTGACCTGGGCGCTATCTCCCACCTATCGGCGCCGATTTGCAGCCAATGCCGCGCAGGCCGGCTATGGCTTTGCCCAGGTCAGGGCTGCGGTGGGGCATGCGGGGCGCATGGTGTTCGAGATGCCGCGCATCTGGCTGGGCCAGTTGCCGGACTGCGACATCGTCAATGGAGCCGTCGCCGAGCAGGCCTATGCGCGTGGCAAGGGCATTGTGTTTCTCACGCCACATCTGGGTTGCTTCGAGATGTCCGTGCAGGCCGCAGCGCGGCGCTGGTCGGATCGGCATGGCGCAATCACCGTGCTCTACCGCCCTGCACGCCAGGGCTGGCTGGCAGAAATTCTGGAAACCGCGCGCAATCGTCCTGGCGTTCACGCCGTTCCCACCACCCTGGCGGGCGTGCGCCAGATGATCAAGGCGCTGCGCCAGGGCGCGGCCGTGGGTCTGCTGCCCGATCAGGTGCCGCCCAATGGTCTGGGCATCTGGTCGCCTTTTTTCGGTCGTGATGCGTATACGATGACATTGGCAGCACGCCTGGTGCTGCAAACCGGGGCCACGGTGATCGTGGCCCGGTGCGAGCGCAAGTCCTGGGGGCGGGGCTACACGCTGTATCTAGAGGAATTGCCTGTGCCCGAATCTCAATCGCTGGAAGCCACCGTGGCGCTTATCAATCGCGCCATGGAAACCACCATTCGCCAGTCTCCGCAGCAATATCTGTGGGGCTATGGCCGCTACAAGCAGCCACGTGAAGACAAGCAACTCTCGGGGGAGAAGGCATGA
- the metK gene encoding methionine adenosyltransferase, which translates to MANSDFLFTSESVSEGHPDKVADQISDAILDAIFTQDPHSRVAAETLTNTGLVVLAGEITTGANVDYIQVARDTIKRIGYDNTEYGIDYKGCAVLVAYDKQSQDIAQGVNKASDDELNTGAGDQGLMFGYACDETPELMPAPIYYAHRLMERQAQLRKDGRLPFLRPDAKSQVTLRYVDGKPHSIDTVVLSTQHSPDQSETATKMKASFTEAIIEEIIKPVLPSEWLLDTKYLINPTGRFVVGGPQGDCGLTGRKIIVDTYGGACPHGGGAFSGKDPTKVDRSAAYAARYVAKNVVAAGLARQCQVQVAYAIGVARPMNITVYTEGTGVIPDAEIAKLVAAHFDLRPKGIIQMLDLLRPIYSKTAAYGHFGREEPEFTWERTDKAALLRAAAGLK; encoded by the coding sequence ATGGCGAACAGCGATTTTCTGTTTACCTCGGAATCGGTTTCTGAAGGCCACCCCGACAAGGTTGCCGACCAGATCTCTGACGCGATTCTGGACGCTATTTTCACCCAAGACCCGCACAGCCGCGTGGCTGCCGAGACACTGACCAACACCGGTCTGGTGGTATTGGCCGGTGAAATCACTACCGGTGCGAATGTGGACTACATCCAGGTCGCACGCGACACCATCAAGCGCATCGGCTACGACAACACCGAATACGGCATCGACTACAAGGGTTGTGCGGTGCTCGTGGCCTACGACAAGCAAAGCCAGGACATCGCCCAGGGCGTGAACAAGGCCAGCGATGACGAACTGAACACCGGCGCTGGCGACCAGGGCCTGATGTTCGGCTACGCCTGCGACGAAACGCCCGAGCTGATGCCCGCGCCCATCTATTACGCCCACCGCCTGATGGAACGCCAGGCCCAGTTGCGCAAGGATGGCCGTCTGCCTTTCCTGCGCCCAGACGCCAAGAGCCAGGTGACCCTGCGCTATGTGGACGGCAAGCCCCACAGCATCGACACCGTGGTGCTGTCCACCCAGCACAGCCCCGATCAGTCGGAAACGGCAACCAAGATGAAGGCATCGTTCACCGAAGCCATCATCGAAGAGATCATCAAGCCCGTGCTGCCCTCCGAGTGGCTGCTGGACACCAAGTACCTGATCAACCCCACGGGCCGCTTCGTCGTGGGCGGCCCTCAGGGCGACTGCGGCCTGACCGGCCGCAAGATCATTGTGGACACCTACGGCGGTGCCTGCCCCCATGGTGGCGGTGCGTTCTCCGGCAAGGATCCAACCAAGGTGGACCGCTCGGCCGCCTACGCCGCGCGCTATGTGGCCAAGAACGTGGTGGCCGCCGGCCTGGCGCGCCAGTGCCAGGTGCAGGTTGCCTACGCCATCGGCGTGGCCCGCCCCATGAACATCACCGTGTACACCGAAGGAACCGGCGTGATTCCCGATGCGGAAATCGCCAAGCTGGTGGCCGCGCATTTCGACCTGCGCCCCAAGGGCATCATCCAGATGCTGGATCTGCTGCGCCCCATCTACAGCAAGACTGCGGCTTACGGTCACTTCGGCCGCGAAGAGCCCGAGTTCACCTGGGAACGCACCGACAAGGCGGCTTTGCTGCGCGCCGCTGCCGGTCTGAAGTGA
- a CDS encoding DUF1328 domain-containing protein, with the protein MLKWAIIFAIISLVAGVFGFTGAAGIAKILFFIFIAVAVIFVVLALLGIGAVS; encoded by the coding sequence ATGCTCAAGTGGGCCATTATTTTTGCCATCATTTCCCTGGTAGCCGGTGTTTTCGGCTTCACCGGCGCAGCCGGCATAGCCAAGATCCTGTTCTTTATTTTTATTGCCGTTGCCGTGATCTTTGTCGTTCTGGCGCTGCTGGGCATAGGGGCTGTCAGCTAG
- a CDS encoding NUDIX hydrolase, whose amino-acid sequence MNQSDERREPVQVSVDVVLLTLVEQQLHAVLLRRQAAPFAGVWALPGGFIHTEEDADAKASAARVLRTKVGIEGAYLEQLATFSGPARDPRGWSVAIAYCALLPVQNLPPNRSDISVVPLSALPQLPFDHRAILDAALERVRSKSLYSSLPVHLCGETFTLPQLQQVYENILGEPLNKVSFRRKMDEMDWLEAVSGAMLGGGAHRPAQLYRAKPGFSQTLALTARGL is encoded by the coding sequence ATGAATCAAAGTGATGAGCGTAGGGAGCCGGTGCAGGTGAGTGTGGATGTGGTGCTGCTGACCCTGGTGGAGCAGCAGTTGCATGCCGTGCTGCTGCGTCGTCAGGCTGCGCCTTTTGCCGGGGTATGGGCTTTGCCCGGCGGCTTTATTCATACCGAGGAGGATGCGGACGCCAAGGCCAGTGCGGCGCGCGTGCTCAGAACCAAGGTGGGCATAGAAGGTGCGTATCTTGAGCAACTGGCCACGTTCAGCGGCCCGGCGCGCGATCCGCGCGGCTGGTCGGTGGCGATCGCCTATTGCGCTTTGCTGCCCGTGCAGAACCTGCCGCCGAATCGCTCCGACATCAGCGTGGTGCCGCTCTCGGCCTTGCCGCAGCTGCCGTTTGACCACCGTGCCATCCTGGACGCCGCCTTGGAGCGCGTGCGCAGCAAAAGCCTGTATTCCTCCTTGCCCGTGCACCTGTGCGGCGAAACCTTCACGCTGCCGCAGCTGCAGCAGGTCTATGAAAACATTCTGGGTGAGCCGCTGAACAAAGTCAGCTTCAGGCGCAAGATGGACGAGATGGACTGGCTGGAGGCCGTGTCAGGGGCCATGCTGGGTGGCGGGGCGCATCGGCCCGCCCAGCTTTACCGCGCCAAGCCCGGCTTCAGCCAGACGCTGGCGCTGACTGCCCGGGGGCTTTGA
- a CDS encoding cysteine hydrolase yields the protein MSHPQTQLLIIDPQNDFCDLPGGWCPHSPGTHQAIAPSLPVTGAHADMQRLSSWMAAQGYKLDQITITLDSHQTYDIAHPAFWQQRDGRAVLPFTPITAAQVRAGDYAPRNAAERERTLQYLNQLEAQGSYSLMVWPLHCEIGSWGHGIHAGVLTACRQWQELQHRATRHVFKGMNPWTEHYSAIRAEVPDPQDPETGLNTALLAQLRRSSTLVIAGEASSHCVRATTEHIVEHWESDDFSRIVLLTDCMSPVAGFEAAHHDFLQRMRATGVRCETSASFGL from the coding sequence ATGAGTCATCCGCAAACCCAGCTGCTCATCATTGACCCGCAAAACGACTTCTGCGATCTGCCAGGCGGCTGGTGCCCCCACTCGCCTGGCACTCATCAGGCGATAGCACCCAGCCTTCCGGTAACGGGCGCTCATGCCGATATGCAGCGCCTGAGCAGCTGGATGGCAGCCCAGGGATACAAGCTGGACCAGATCACCATCACTCTGGACTCGCACCAGACTTACGACATTGCTCATCCCGCCTTCTGGCAGCAGCGCGATGGCCGTGCCGTCCTGCCATTCACCCCGATCACGGCAGCGCAGGTCCGTGCCGGCGACTATGCACCGCGCAACGCTGCCGAACGTGAACGCACGCTGCAATACCTGAATCAGCTGGAGGCCCAGGGCAGCTACAGCCTCATGGTCTGGCCGCTGCACTGCGAGATCGGCAGCTGGGGCCATGGCATCCATGCCGGCGTGCTCACGGCCTGCCGCCAGTGGCAGGAGCTGCAGCACCGTGCCACCCGTCATGTCTTCAAGGGCATGAACCCCTGGACCGAGCATTACAGCGCCATTCGTGCCGAAGTGCCCGACCCGCAGGACCCCGAAACCGGCCTGAACACCGCCCTGCTGGCCCAGCTACGCCGAAGCAGCACTCTGGTGATTGCGGGCGAGGCCAGCAGCCACTGCGTGCGCGCCACCACCGAGCACATCGTGGAGCACTGGGAAAGCGATGATTTCTCGCGCATCGTGCTGCTGACTGACTGCATGAGCCCGGTCGCAGGATTCGAGGCCGCGCACCACGACTTCCTGCAACGCATGCGTGCAACCGGTGTACGCTGCGAAACCAGCGCCAGCTTTGGCTTATGA
- the pncB gene encoding nicotinate phosphoribosyltransferase: MKPIITSLLDTDLYKFTMWQAMLHRHPQTEAAYEFVCRTPTAFPLAELLPEVERELDALCTLRFDKGELDYLAGLRFMKSDFIDFLRIFQFQRAFIRAWAEGDQLHIVAKGPQVHVMGFEIYVLAIVNELYFRRFDAESALVEGRKRLQVKLAQLKHLAVEARLRNPFELFDFGVRRRFSGAWQREVVQAFAQETALWFKGTSNVLLARDLNLVPIGTMAHEYLQTYQALGVRLRDFQVAALEDWVQEYRGDLGIALTDTVGMDAFLADFDMYFAKLFDGLRHDSGDPFEWGEKAIAHYDKLRIAPQSKRLVFSDGLDLDTALALYHRFADRIQCGFGIGTRLTNDMGLTTINIVMKLTHANGQPVAKISDSPGKTLCNDETYLAYLRQVFNIPEPAAKAA; the protein is encoded by the coding sequence ATGAAGCCCATCATCACCAGCCTGCTGGACACCGACCTCTACAAGTTCACCATGTGGCAGGCCATGCTGCACCGCCACCCCCAGACCGAGGCCGCGTACGAGTTTGTCTGCCGCACGCCCACGGCCTTCCCCCTGGCCGAGTTGCTGCCCGAGGTGGAGCGCGAGCTGGACGCCCTGTGCACTCTGCGCTTCGACAAGGGCGAGCTGGACTATCTGGCTGGTCTACGCTTCATGAAGAGCGACTTCATCGACTTTCTGCGCATCTTCCAGTTCCAGCGCGCCTTCATCCGCGCCTGGGCCGAAGGCGACCAGCTCCATATCGTGGCCAAGGGCCCACAAGTCCATGTCATGGGCTTCGAGATCTATGTGCTGGCCATCGTCAATGAGCTGTACTTCCGCCGCTTCGACGCCGAGTCCGCACTTGTCGAAGGCCGCAAACGCCTGCAGGTCAAGCTGGCCCAGCTCAAGCATCTGGCAGTCGAGGCCAGGCTGCGCAACCCCTTCGAGCTGTTTGACTTCGGCGTGCGCCGCCGCTTCTCGGGAGCCTGGCAACGCGAGGTGGTGCAGGCTTTTGCCCAGGAAACCGCGCTGTGGTTCAAGGGCACGTCCAATGTGCTGCTGGCGCGCGATCTGAATCTGGTGCCCATAGGCACCATGGCCCATGAGTATCTGCAGACCTATCAAGCACTGGGCGTGCGTCTGCGCGACTTCCAGGTAGCCGCCCTCGAGGACTGGGTGCAGGAATACCGCGGCGACCTGGGTATCGCCCTGACCGATACCGTGGGCATGGACGCCTTTCTGGCCGACTTCGACATGTACTTTGCCAAGCTGTTCGACGGCCTGCGTCATGACTCCGGCGATCCGTTCGAATGGGGCGAGAAGGCCATTGCCCACTATGACAAGCTGCGCATTGCCCCGCAGAGCAAGCGTCTGGTGTTCTCGGACGGGCTGGATCTGGACACGGCCCTGGCGCTCTACCACCGCTTTGCCGATCGCATCCAGTGCGGCTTCGGCATAGGCACGCGATTGACCAATGACATGGGACTGACCACGATCAATATCGTGATGAAGCTGACCCATGCCAACGGCCAGCCCGTGGCCAAGATTTCGGACTCGCCCGGCAAGACGCTGTGCAACGACGAGACCTATCTGGCCTATCTGCGCCAGGTCTTCAACATCCCTGAGCCTGCTGCCAAGGCAGCCTGA
- a CDS encoding NAD+ synthase, translating to MLKVTLAQLNYMVGDISGNIRRMREAATRAAAEQADLVVFSELSLSGYYPGDLLDEPSFLQRLDAGLQELLQATRQLPDLHWVVGAPTRHNGPGKPLHNSLLVLKNGQIRLQYDKQLLPTYNIFDERRHFEPGADTAKVLRVGNCQVGFLVCEDGWNDQGADYATNPFVRMGDAAPDLVISINASPSHLGKREQRHEVFTQAAARHKLAILYINQIGGQDQIVFDGASFAVEPEAGLVFEARRFEEDVCTLELNVQGRFQACDGTALPTVAAQGLPTMEFYRQQIVLGLRDYARRCGFKQVVVGSSGGIDSALTLALAVDALGADNVVGITMPSSYSSAGSVDDSVLLCRNLGIRLYEHPIKELVTTYARQFEASFGEPLKGLALENLQARARGTTLMEFSNAFGHLLLTTGNKSEVSVGYCTLYGDTNGGIGLLGDLYKTEVFELSRHINSHAGRELIPQAIIDKPPSAELAPGQKDEDSLPPYAVLDEILKWHIEGQHLSSKEYAQAAAFVARLRTEAGGPETIARVQKLVFRSEYKRRQAPPMLRVRPRAFGTGRQMPIAAHYE from the coding sequence ATGCTGAAAGTCACCCTCGCCCAACTCAACTACATGGTGGGCGACATCAGCGGCAATATCCGCCGCATGAGAGAGGCCGCAACCAGGGCTGCGGCCGAGCAGGCCGACCTGGTGGTGTTTTCCGAACTGTCGCTGAGCGGCTACTATCCCGGCGACCTGCTGGACGAGCCCAGCTTTCTGCAAAGACTGGATGCAGGTCTGCAGGAGCTGCTGCAGGCCACGCGCCAGCTCCCCGATCTGCACTGGGTCGTGGGCGCGCCCACCCGGCACAATGGACCCGGCAAACCACTGCACAACAGCCTGCTGGTGCTCAAGAACGGACAGATTCGCCTGCAGTACGACAAGCAACTGCTGCCCACCTACAACATCTTTGACGAGCGCCGCCACTTCGAGCCCGGGGCCGACACGGCAAAGGTGCTGCGCGTGGGCAACTGCCAGGTGGGCTTTCTGGTCTGCGAGGACGGCTGGAACGACCAGGGCGCCGACTACGCGACCAACCCCTTTGTACGCATGGGCGATGCGGCCCCTGACCTGGTCATCAGCATCAACGCCAGCCCCAGCCACCTGGGCAAGCGCGAGCAGCGCCACGAGGTCTTCACCCAGGCAGCGGCACGCCACAAGCTGGCCATCCTCTACATCAACCAGATCGGCGGCCAGGACCAGATCGTGTTCGACGGCGCCTCGTTTGCCGTGGAGCCCGAGGCGGGGCTGGTGTTTGAAGCCAGGCGCTTTGAGGAAGATGTCTGCACACTGGAGCTGAATGTGCAGGGCCGGTTTCAGGCCTGCGACGGCACGGCCTTGCCTACTGTGGCGGCCCAGGGCCTGCCCACCATGGAGTTCTACCGCCAGCAGATCGTGCTGGGCCTGCGCGACTATGCGCGCCGCTGCGGTTTCAAGCAGGTAGTGGTGGGCAGCTCGGGCGGCATTGATTCGGCCTTGACGCTGGCTCTGGCCGTCGATGCCCTGGGAGCGGACAACGTGGTCGGCATCACCATGCCGTCCAGCTATTCCTCGGCCGGCTCGGTCGACGACTCGGTGCTGCTGTGCCGCAATCTGGGCATCAGACTGTACGAGCATCCGATCAAGGAGCTGGTCACCACCTATGCACGCCAGTTCGAGGCCAGCTTTGGCGAGCCGCTCAAGGGCCTGGCGCTGGAGAATCTGCAGGCCCGCGCACGCGGCACCACGCTGATGGAGTTTTCCAATGCCTTCGGCCATCTGCTGCTGACCACGGGCAACAAGTCCGAAGTCTCGGTGGGCTACTGCACCCTCTATGGCGACACCAACGGAGGTATTGGCCTGCTTGGCGATCTGTACAAGACCGAAGTCTTCGAGCTCTCGCGCCATATCAACAGCCATGCGGGGCGCGAGCTGATTCCGCAGGCCATCATCGACAAGCCGCCCTCGGCCGAACTGGCTCCCGGCCAGAAGGACGAGGACAGCCTGCCGCCCTATGCCGTGCTCGACGAGATTCTCAAATGGCATATCGAGGGCCAGCATCTGTCCAGCAAGGAATATGCGCAGGCCGCCGCCTTTGTGGCCAGGCTGCGCACCGAAGCAGGCGGGCCCGAGACCATTGCCCGCGTGCAAAAGCTGGTGTTCCGCAGCGAATACAAGCGCCGCCAGGCTCCGCCCATGCTCAGAGTACGCCCACGGGCCTTTGGCACGGGCCGGCAGATGCCAATTGCGGCACACTACGAGTAG